A single region of the Sphingomonas sp. LY29 genome encodes:
- a CDS encoding CaiB/BaiF CoA-transferase family protein: protein MAGPLTGYTIVEMAGLGPGPFAAMMLADHGATVIRVERKGMIGVPGDPLLRNRKSISLDLKREECRAIVRKLAATADGLIEGYRPGVMERLGLGPDELIGANPRLVYGRITGWGQHGPLATDAGHDINYVALSGLLHGIGPAERPVAPVNYLGDYGGGAMMLAFGMVAALLEVAKSGKGQVIDAAMTDGTALLGTLTYGMRAAGLWRDEREANLLDGGEAIYGVYRCLDGKFLSIGAIEPQFQAALYRGLALAPGSGREEIAAVIALRSRDDWAAHFAGTDACVAPVLDLGEAPVHPHNIARRTFLDIDGVFQPAPAPRYSGTPTVRPDPPRREGEDGAAILAELGYDEAAIADLLEDRR from the coding sequence ATGGCTGGACCGCTGACCGGATATACGATCGTCGAAATGGCAGGGCTTGGGCCGGGACCGTTCGCGGCGATGATGCTTGCCGACCATGGCGCGACGGTGATCCGCGTCGAGCGCAAGGGAATGATCGGGGTGCCGGGCGACCCGCTGCTTCGCAACCGCAAGTCGATTTCGCTCGACCTGAAGCGCGAGGAATGCCGGGCGATCGTGCGCAAGTTGGCGGCGACGGCGGACGGGCTGATTGAAGGGTATCGGCCGGGCGTCATGGAGCGTCTGGGGCTGGGGCCGGACGAGCTGATCGGCGCCAATCCCCGATTGGTCTATGGGCGCATCACGGGCTGGGGCCAGCATGGGCCGCTGGCGACCGATGCCGGACACGACATCAACTATGTCGCGCTGAGTGGGCTGCTGCACGGGATCGGCCCGGCGGAGCGGCCGGTCGCACCGGTCAATTATCTTGGCGACTATGGCGGCGGCGCGATGATGCTGGCGTTCGGGATGGTCGCGGCGCTGCTCGAGGTTGCCAAGAGCGGCAAGGGGCAGGTGATCGACGCGGCGATGACCGACGGGACCGCGCTGCTGGGCACGCTGACTTACGGCATGCGCGCCGCGGGGCTGTGGCGCGACGAGCGTGAGGCGAATCTGCTCGACGGGGGCGAGGCGATCTACGGCGTCTATCGCTGCCTCGACGGCAAGTTCCTGAGCATCGGCGCAATCGAGCCGCAGTTCCAGGCGGCGCTGTATCGCGGGCTCGCGCTCGCGCCGGGATCGGGCCGCGAGGAGATTGCGGCGGTGATCGCGCTTCGAAGTCGCGACGACTGGGCGGCACATTTTGCAGGCACCGACGCGTGCGTGGCGCCGGTGCTCGATCTTGGCGAAGCGCCGGTCCATCCGCACAATATCGCGCGGCGCACGTTCCTGGACATCGACGGGGTGTTTCAGCCCGCGCCCGCGCCGCGATATTCGGGCACGCCAACAGTGCGCCCCGATCCGCCGCGACGCGAAGGCGAGGATGGCGCGGCGATCCTGGCCGAGCTTGGCTATGACGAGGCCGCGATTGCCGACCTTCTGGAGGACCGACGCTGA
- a CDS encoding acyl-CoA dehydrogenase family protein: MIESADRPIFDDDHHAFRDTVRRVLGDVIAPRLDAHEADGIVERDAWEKVGAAGMLCPQVPESYGGLGLDFAFNAIVGEELSYLGSAAGFTLQSDIVADYLVHYGSEEQKRRYLPGMVDGTRITAIAMTEPGAGSDLQGIRSIARRDGNGWRLSGSKTYITNGQSADLVIVAARTTEEGGARGLSLFLVEEGDEGFTRGRNLDKIGLHGNDTSELFFDEVKLPADRLLGAENGGFAMLMQQLPQERLSIAVQCQAAAQRAFDEAVKFTTDRKAFGKRIADFQNTRFELADLKTRLQVGWAHLDWAIARHIRGKLTPAEASAAKLWHSEMQWHACDRSLQLHGGAGYMNEYPIARLWRDARVARIYGGTSEIMKELISRSIA, from the coding sequence ATGATCGAATCCGCCGACCGTCCGATCTTCGACGACGATCACCACGCCTTCCGCGACACCGTCCGCCGCGTGCTCGGCGACGTCATCGCCCCTCGGCTCGACGCGCATGAGGCCGACGGGATTGTCGAGCGCGACGCGTGGGAGAAAGTCGGCGCTGCCGGAATGCTCTGCCCGCAGGTTCCCGAGTCCTATGGCGGGCTCGGTCTCGACTTCGCGTTCAACGCCATCGTCGGAGAGGAGCTGAGCTACCTGGGATCGGCCGCGGGCTTCACGCTCCAGTCCGACATCGTCGCCGACTATCTGGTCCACTACGGCAGCGAGGAGCAGAAGCGGCGCTACCTGCCCGGCATGGTCGACGGCACCCGCATCACCGCCATCGCGATGACCGAACCCGGCGCGGGAAGCGACCTGCAAGGAATCCGCAGCATTGCGCGGCGCGACGGCAATGGCTGGCGACTGTCGGGTTCGAAGACTTACATCACCAATGGCCAGAGCGCCGACCTGGTCATCGTCGCTGCGCGGACGACCGAGGAAGGCGGCGCGCGCGGCCTGTCGCTGTTCCTGGTCGAAGAAGGCGACGAAGGCTTCACCCGCGGCCGCAACCTCGACAAGATCGGGCTTCACGGCAACGACACGTCCGAACTCTTCTTCGACGAGGTCAAGCTTCCCGCCGACCGGTTGCTCGGGGCGGAGAACGGCGGCTTCGCGATGCTGATGCAGCAGCTTCCGCAAGAACGTCTGTCGATCGCCGTCCAATGCCAGGCGGCGGCGCAGCGCGCCTTTGACGAAGCGGTCAAGTTCACGACCGACCGCAAGGCCTTCGGCAAACGCATCGCCGATTTCCAGAACACCCGCTTCGAACTGGCCGACCTCAAGACCCGGCTGCAGGTCGGCTGGGCGCATCTCGACTGGGCGATCGCGCGTCACATTCGTGGCAAGCTGACGCCTGCCGAAGCGAGCGCGGCGAAGCTTTGGCACAGCGAAATGCAATGGCATGCGTGCGATCGGTCGCTGCAGCTTCACGGCGGCGCCGGCTACATGAACGAATATCCGATCGCGCGGCTGTGGCGCGATGCGCGCGTCGCGCGCATTTACGGCGGCACCAGCGAAATCATGAAAGAACTGATCTCGCGAAGCATCGCCTAA
- a CDS encoding fasciclin domain-containing protein — translation MGMSDTATAQSASADGTVMVGGAAMYPTKNIIENAVNSADHTTLVAAVKAAGLVETLSGPGPFTVFAPTNAAFAKLPAGTVDTLLQPANKAMLTSVLTYHVVPGRVSAADLVAQIQAGGGRASLTTVNGGTLTASMMGDRVMLTDAKGGMSHVTQADVFQSNGVIHVTDAVSLPG, via the coding sequence ATGGGAATGTCGGACACCGCCACCGCCCAATCGGCCAGCGCCGACGGAACGGTGATGGTCGGCGGCGCCGCCATGTACCCGACCAAGAACATCATCGAGAATGCCGTCAACTCCGCCGACCACACGACGCTGGTCGCCGCGGTCAAGGCTGCTGGCCTTGTCGAGACGTTGTCGGGCCCGGGTCCGTTCACGGTCTTCGCGCCGACCAACGCGGCGTTCGCCAAGTTGCCGGCCGGCACGGTCGACACCCTGCTGCAACCGGCCAACAAAGCAATGCTGACGTCGGTCCTGACCTACCATGTCGTTCCCGGCCGAGTCAGCGCCGCCGACCTGGTGGCTCAGATCCAGGCGGGCGGAGGCAGGGCGTCGCTGACCACGGTCAACGGCGGCACGCTGACCGCGAGCATGATGGGCGATCGCGTCATGCTGACCGACGCCAAGGGCGGCATGAGCCACGTTACGCAGGCCGACGTCTTCCAGTCGAACGGCGTGATCCACGTCACCGACGCAGTTTCGCTTCCGGGCTAA
- a CDS encoding anti-sigma factor has translation MSADDPERDLLAAELALRLLDGRELEEARALAERDPDFAREVAAWDERFAPLFDRIESVEPDASVWSRIQAAIGGDRVDGMEGPTVVALKRRVKLWSNVALAASAVAAALAVVVVPGLIRPEPTVPIEQPAAQPTAPTMLAKVISEDRATAYVVTVDSDHRSMMVMPAVAAAPEGRVHELWLIGGDGVPHSLGLIDTATPTRIAVAAPLANAMRAQDTIAVTVEPPGGGPGGKPSGAPIAAGPLANI, from the coding sequence ATGAGCGCCGACGATCCCGAACGCGACCTGCTCGCCGCCGAACTGGCGTTGCGGCTGCTCGACGGACGCGAGCTCGAGGAAGCGCGCGCGCTGGCCGAGCGCGATCCCGACTTCGCCCGCGAAGTCGCGGCCTGGGACGAGCGCTTCGCACCTCTGTTCGATCGGATCGAAAGCGTCGAGCCCGATGCATCGGTGTGGTCGCGGATCCAGGCGGCGATCGGCGGCGACAGGGTCGACGGGATGGAAGGGCCGACCGTCGTCGCGCTTAAGCGCCGCGTGAAGCTGTGGTCGAACGTGGCGCTCGCTGCGAGCGCGGTGGCTGCCGCCTTGGCGGTGGTCGTCGTGCCAGGACTCATCCGTCCGGAACCGACGGTACCGATCGAGCAGCCAGCGGCCCAGCCGACTGCGCCGACGATGCTTGCCAAGGTGATCAGCGAGGACCGTGCCACCGCCTATGTCGTGACGGTGGATTCCGATCATCGCTCGATGATGGTCATGCCCGCCGTCGCCGCCGCGCCGGAGGGACGTGTCCACGAACTGTGGCTGATCGGGGGCGATGGCGTGCCGCATTCGCTCGGCCTCATCGACACTGCCACACCGACGCGCATCGCGGTCGCGGCGCCGTTGGCGAACGCGATGCGGGCGCAGGACACGATCGCCGTGACGGTCGAGCCGCCGGGCGGTGGGCCGGGCGGGAAACCGAGTGGCGCGCCGATCGCCGCGGGACCGCTCGCCAACATTTGA
- a CDS encoding sigma-70 family RNA polymerase sigma factor, whose translation MRDASDFERQTDSGSLAEALQRVGQGDREAFRQVYLRTSAKLFGVCLRILGNRTDAEGTLQDVYVTVWQKAGGYDAAKASPITWLATIARNKAIDRIRKRRDTRPMNDDDLQVADETPGAAALMEMGEVNRRLDTCLQELDDEQAGAIRRAFFGGTTYAELAQADGLPLGTLKSRIRRGLRRLKECLQR comes from the coding sequence ATGCGCGACGCCAGCGATTTCGAACGTCAGACCGACAGCGGTTCGCTCGCCGAAGCGTTGCAGCGTGTAGGTCAGGGCGACCGGGAGGCGTTCCGCCAAGTCTATCTTCGCACCTCCGCAAAGCTTTTCGGCGTCTGCCTTCGTATCTTGGGCAATCGCACCGATGCGGAGGGTACGTTGCAGGACGTCTACGTCACGGTCTGGCAGAAAGCAGGCGGATATGATGCCGCCAAGGCAAGCCCGATCACGTGGCTGGCGACGATCGCGCGCAACAAGGCGATCGACCGCATCCGCAAGCGTCGCGACACGCGGCCGATGAACGACGACGATTTGCAAGTCGCCGACGAGACGCCTGGCGCCGCCGCGCTGATGGAGATGGGCGAGGTCAATCGCCGGCTCGACACCTGCTTGCAGGAACTCGACGACGAGCAGGCGGGCGCGATCCGCCGCGCCTTCTTCGGCGGGACGACTTATGCCGAGTTGGCGCAGGCCGACGGCCTTCCGCTCGGGACACTGAAAAGCCGAATTCGTCGCGGCCTGAGGCGATTGAAGGAATGTTTGCAGCGATGA
- a CDS encoding copper resistance system multicopper oxidase, translated as MTHLFALPRRDFLRAAALGGGIVATMPAWAQPTSAGIVRPLPTLAGNDIALTIDKVSVRVEGKVSRAVGVNGTVPAPLIRLREGQRVRLRVDNRLNEESSIHWHGLLVPFAMDGVPGVSFPGIMPRSTFTYDFDVVQSGTYWYHSHSAYQEEDGLYGPIVIDPAGPDPVAFDREHVLVLSDHSPMLGAAIYSKLKQMGGGYFNHQRLTLSGLLAGRDLTAKERREWGMMRMDPADVADVTGSTYTYTINGHGPFENWTGLFTAGERVRLRIINAAAQTNFNVRIPGLAMTVVAADGLNVRPVAVDEFQIGVAETYDVIVTPGDRAYTIISESIDRSGLGRATLSPRAGMSAPVPPLRPRPLLTMRDMGMGGMDHGGMAMGETPAPELARGPDPSAEQNASRNLARLSGWAGPATTSAVGTTRPVDHAAMEHGMDHAAMGHGASPTATAMNHGAGGMSHDMRDLSKAPGVRDDPGVQTISPMPTDRTGEPPVGLEGLGHRVLVYRDLMALTPNPDVRAPSRSLDIHLTGNMERYMWSFDGVKMSEPADPIPFRLNERVRVNLINDTMMPHPIHLHGHFFELVTGHGANAPRKHTVNVPPGGKMSFDLTADAIGDWAFHCHNLYHMTAGMMRVVTVRGGEGSGQ; from the coding sequence ATGACCCATTTGTTCGCGCTTCCGCGACGCGACTTCCTCCGTGCCGCCGCGCTTGGCGGCGGAATCGTCGCGACCATGCCCGCCTGGGCCCAACCGACTTCCGCCGGGATCGTGCGTCCGCTGCCGACGCTGGCTGGCAATGACATCGCGCTGACGATCGACAAGGTCTCGGTGCGAGTAGAAGGCAAGGTCAGCCGCGCGGTCGGGGTCAACGGCACCGTCCCCGCCCCGCTGATCCGCCTCCGCGAGGGCCAGCGCGTCCGCCTGCGCGTCGACAACCGGCTGAACGAGGAAAGCTCGATTCACTGGCACGGGCTTCTTGTCCCGTTCGCGATGGATGGCGTTCCCGGGGTCAGCTTTCCCGGAATCATGCCGAGATCGACCTTCACCTACGACTTCGACGTCGTCCAGTCGGGCACCTACTGGTACCACAGCCATAGCGCCTACCAGGAAGAGGACGGCCTTTACGGGCCGATCGTGATCGACCCCGCCGGCCCCGATCCGGTCGCCTTCGATCGCGAGCATGTGCTTGTGCTGTCCGATCACAGCCCGATGCTGGGCGCGGCAATCTATTCCAAGCTCAAGCAGATGGGCGGCGGCTATTTCAATCATCAGCGGCTGACGCTGTCGGGCCTGCTCGCCGGGCGTGACCTGACCGCGAAGGAACGGCGCGAGTGGGGCATGATGCGGATGGACCCCGCCGACGTCGCCGACGTCACCGGTTCGACCTACACCTACACCATCAACGGCCATGGCCCGTTCGAAAATTGGACCGGCCTGTTCACCGCCGGGGAGCGCGTGCGGCTTCGGATCATCAATGCGGCGGCGCAGACCAACTTCAACGTTCGCATTCCCGGCCTGGCGATGACCGTCGTCGCCGCCGACGGGCTAAACGTGCGCCCGGTCGCGGTCGACGAGTTCCAGATCGGGGTCGCGGAGACATACGACGTGATCGTGACCCCGGGCGACCGCGCCTACACGATCATCAGCGAATCGATTGATCGATCGGGCCTCGGCCGCGCTACCCTCTCGCCCCGCGCGGGAATGTCCGCGCCGGTGCCGCCGCTCCGCCCGCGCCCGCTGCTGACGATGCGCGACATGGGCATGGGCGGAATGGATCATGGCGGCATGGCGATGGGCGAAACGCCCGCGCCCGAACTCGCGCGCGGCCCGGATCCCTCCGCCGAGCAGAATGCTTCACGCAATCTTGCCAGGCTCAGCGGCTGGGCCGGACCCGCGACGACCAGCGCGGTTGGCACGACAAGACCAGTCGATCACGCGGCCATGGAGCATGGGATGGACCATGCCGCCATGGGTCATGGCGCTTCTCCCACAGCAACCGCAATGAATCATGGCGCGGGCGGGATGAGCCACGACATGCGCGATCTCAGCAAGGCCCCCGGTGTTCGCGACGATCCCGGCGTCCAGACCATTTCGCCGATGCCGACCGACCGCACCGGCGAGCCGCCCGTCGGCCTCGAAGGGCTCGGCCACCGCGTGCTGGTCTATCGCGACCTCATGGCGCTCACCCCCAATCCCGACGTGCGGGCGCCGTCGCGATCGCTCGACATCCACCTGACCGGAAACATGGAGCGCTACATGTGGTCGTTCGACGGAGTGAAGATGAGCGAGCCCGCCGATCCCATCCCTTTCCGCCTGAACGAGCGCGTTCGCGTGAATCTCATCAACGACACGATGATGCCGCACCCGATCCACCTGCATGGCCATTTCTTCGAACTGGTCACGGGTCATGGCGCGAACGCGCCGCGCAAGCACACCGTCAATGTTCCGCCGGGCGGCAAGATGAGTTTCGATCTGACCGCGGACGCGATCGGCGACTGGGCGTTCCACTGCCACAACCTCTATCACATGACGGCGGGGATGATGCGTGTTGTCACCGTCCGCGGCGGCGAAGGATCCGGCCAATGA
- a CDS encoding copper resistance protein B encodes MTRVSIALFGAAASLALMPSSALAQHQGHNMPGMSMPAPAKKAPARKRPVVKKAPAPKASTQKAAPKKAAPRKAAPKAEPVTDPHAGHDMSAMPPPATEEIILLDETSPSGTDLPAGNAPPPPVPTDRAADAIFGKSAMDMGRHHLDHFHGGQTFSHLMIDKAEAKFGNGHAGFEWDLEGWTGGDINRVVVKSEGEGAFGKSLEKVEVQVLYSRAIGPYFNLQAGLRHDILPNPSRTFAVAGLEGLAPGWFEVEGSLFLSNKGELMARAEASTDQRITQRLILQPRAEINLAAQSSREIGVGAGLSDAEVGVRLRYDIRREFSPYVGAQVRRSFGATRRYLRDEGDKPTEWSLLTGVRFWF; translated from the coding sequence ATGACCCGCGTCTCGATCGCGCTGTTTGGCGCCGCCGCAAGTCTTGCGCTCATGCCCTCCAGCGCGCTCGCGCAGCATCAAGGGCACAACATGCCCGGGATGAGCATGCCTGCGCCCGCCAAGAAGGCGCCCGCGCGCAAGCGTCCCGTCGTGAAGAAGGCACCTGCGCCGAAGGCTTCCACGCAGAAGGCGGCACCGAAGAAAGCGGCACCCAGGAAGGCAGCGCCGAAAGCCGAGCCAGTGACCGATCCGCACGCAGGACATGACATGTCCGCCATGCCGCCTCCGGCGACCGAGGAGATCATCCTGCTAGATGAAACTTCGCCGAGCGGGACCGACCTCCCTGCGGGCAATGCGCCTCCTCCCCCGGTCCCGACCGACCGCGCCGCCGACGCCATTTTTGGCAAGTCGGCGATGGATATGGGTCGGCATCATCTCGATCACTTCCATGGGGGGCAGACGTTCAGCCACCTGATGATCGACAAAGCGGAAGCCAAGTTCGGGAATGGCCACGCCGGGTTCGAGTGGGACCTCGAAGGATGGACCGGCGGCGACATCAATCGGGTCGTAGTCAAGTCCGAGGGTGAAGGCGCCTTCGGCAAGTCGTTGGAGAAGGTCGAAGTCCAGGTGCTCTACAGCCGCGCCATCGGGCCCTACTTCAATCTCCAGGCCGGCCTTCGCCACGACATCCTGCCCAATCCCTCGCGCACCTTTGCGGTGGCGGGCCTGGAGGGCCTCGCCCCGGGCTGGTTCGAGGTCGAGGGATCGCTGTTCCTGTCGAACAAGGGAGAGTTGATGGCCCGCGCGGAGGCCAGCACCGACCAGCGCATTACCCAGCGCCTGATCCTGCAGCCGCGCGCCGAGATCAACCTGGCGGCGCAAAGCAGCCGTGAGATCGGCGTCGGTGCCGGGCTGAGCGACGCGGAGGTCGGTGTTCGCCTGCGCTACGACATCCGGCGCGAGTTTTCGCCTTATGTCGGGGCGCAGGTTCGGCGATCGTTCGGGGCCACTCGTCGCTACCTGCGCGACGAGGGCGACAAGCCGACCGAGTGGAGCCTGCTGACCGGGGTGCGCTTCTGGTTCTGA
- a CDS encoding sugar MFS transporter, protein MAMAPSGIDTTSSSDPVAPASDAGHIDAPDLRYFVMALFFIFGGITSLNDVILPKLKELFTLNYTQAMLVQFCFFTAYLVIGIPGAQLVKKIGYMRGAVAGLLTMMVGCLLFIPASQTATYGLFLLALFVLGSGIVIVQVVANPLISLLGPAKTVHSRLTFAQAFNSLGTTVFPIVGSALILGGLAAVSANELSGAELDAYRTAETSAIVSTYFGLAVALAVIAGVVFMFRNRLKGEQHVKGHPLAGFELLKRSRFGYGALCIFLYVGAEVAIGSLIVNYLMQAHVLNLSDGEAGKLIAYYWGGAMVGRFIGSYFLRIFSPGKILAFVAIGATALILISANTTGELSAYSLLAIGLMNSIMFPTIFSLACEKLGSRAADGSGIINIAIFGGAVIPLLTGMLADASGSLAFALILPAICYIIIAGFGIFARRPETRELA, encoded by the coding sequence ATGGCCATGGCACCGTCCGGCATCGACACGACTTCGAGCAGCGATCCCGTTGCGCCGGCAAGCGATGCGGGGCACATCGATGCGCCTGATCTTCGCTATTTCGTCATGGCGCTGTTCTTCATCTTCGGCGGCATCACCAGCCTCAACGACGTGATCCTGCCCAAGCTGAAAGAGCTCTTCACGCTCAATTACACGCAGGCGATGCTCGTCCAGTTCTGCTTCTTCACCGCCTATCTCGTCATCGGCATTCCCGGCGCGCAGCTCGTCAAGAAGATCGGGTACATGCGCGGTGCGGTTGCGGGCCTACTGACCATGATGGTCGGCTGCCTGCTCTTCATCCCCGCCTCGCAAACCGCAACCTACGGCCTGTTCCTCCTCGCGCTGTTCGTGCTCGGCAGCGGGATCGTCATCGTGCAGGTTGTTGCCAATCCGCTGATCAGCCTGCTCGGGCCGGCGAAGACGGTGCATAGCCGACTGACCTTTGCGCAGGCTTTCAACAGCCTTGGTACCACCGTTTTCCCGATCGTTGGCTCGGCGCTGATACTCGGCGGGCTTGCCGCCGTATCGGCCAACGAATTATCGGGCGCCGAACTCGACGCCTATCGCACCGCCGAAACCAGCGCGATCGTCAGCACTTACTTCGGACTTGCCGTGGCACTGGCCGTGATCGCGGGCGTCGTCTTCATGTTCCGCAACCGCCTGAAGGGCGAGCAGCACGTCAAGGGCCACCCGCTCGCCGGCTTCGAACTGCTGAAGCGCAGCCGCTTCGGCTACGGCGCGCTCTGCATCTTCCTTTACGTCGGCGCCGAAGTCGCGATCGGGTCGCTGATCGTCAATTATCTGATGCAGGCGCACGTCCTGAACCTTTCCGACGGCGAGGCTGGAAAGCTAATCGCTTACTACTGGGGCGGTGCGATGGTCGGCCGCTTCATCGGCTCCTACTTCCTGCGCATCTTCAGCCCGGGCAAGATCCTCGCTTTCGTGGCAATCGGCGCGACCGCGCTGATCCTCATCTCGGCCAACACCACCGGCGAACTGTCGGCCTACAGCCTGCTTGCGATCGGCCTGATGAATTCGATCATGTTCCCAACGATCTTCAGCCTGGCTTGCGAAAAGCTGGGGTCGCGGGCCGCCGACGGGTCGGGGATCATCAACATCGCCATCTTTGGCGGCGCAGTGATTCCGCTGCTGACGGGCATGCTCGCCGATGCCAGCGGAAGCCTGGCCTTCGCGCTGATCCTGCCGGCGATCTGCTACATCATCATCGCCGGCTTCGGCATCTTCGCTCGCCGTCCGGAAACGCGCGAACTGGCCTGA
- a CDS encoding inositol monophosphatase family protein — protein sequence MTLSKDFLDQLGSVARSQLTDVSTGRWEDKGSDLFDPVTKMDRAIEQAMRTSIQQAFPDDAMLGEEFGWTGQGARRTWSLDPIDGTRAFICDLPSWAVLVGVIEDDEHVAGMIDLPALDERLIAIDGTTLRNGVASRTSGCRDLRSARLSTTDPNLFSSDEFNDFERLRRATLVARFGLDAMAYARVATGGIDLVMESGLKRFDLDALVAVVRGAGGAIGDWSGGSDWDHGRILAAATRELYDEAVALLAA from the coding sequence ATGACGCTTTCCAAGGACTTTCTCGACCAACTCGGCTCCGTCGCCCGATCGCAATTGACGGACGTCAGCACAGGGCGATGGGAAGACAAGGGCAGCGACCTGTTCGACCCGGTCACGAAGATGGATCGCGCCATCGAGCAGGCCATGCGCACCTCGATCCAGCAGGCCTTTCCCGACGACGCGATGCTTGGGGAAGAGTTTGGCTGGACCGGACAAGGAGCGCGGCGGACGTGGAGCCTCGACCCAATCGACGGGACCCGCGCCTTCATCTGCGATCTGCCGAGCTGGGCGGTGTTGGTCGGCGTGATCGAGGATGACGAGCATGTCGCCGGGATGATTGACCTCCCCGCGCTCGACGAGCGCCTCATCGCCATCGATGGCACGACGCTTCGCAACGGAGTCGCTTCCCGCACGAGCGGTTGCCGAGACCTTCGGTCGGCACGCTTGTCCACGACCGATCCGAATCTGTTTTCGTCCGACGAGTTCAACGATTTCGAACGGTTGCGCCGAGCGACGTTGGTCGCGCGTTTCGGCCTCGATGCGATGGCCTATGCGCGTGTGGCGACCGGCGGGATCGACCTAGTCATGGAAAGCGGGCTGAAGCGTTTCGACCTCGACGCACTCGTCGCAGTGGTGCGCGGCGCCGGCGGAGCGATCGGCGACTGGTCGGGGGGTTCCGATTGGGACCATGGCCGCATCCTCGCCGCCGCGACACGCGAACTTTACGACGAAGCGGTCGCCTTGCTTGCGGCGTGA
- the hisIE gene encoding bifunctional phosphoribosyl-AMP cyclohydrolase/phosphoribosyl-ATP diphosphatase HisIE produces the protein MIEPKDLAWDRMDGMLPAVVQHADSGEVRMVGYMNRAALQATIDEGFVTFFSRSRQSLWRKGESSGNTLAVVDISTDCDGDALLVTARPAGPTCHTGTSSCFGEDLAPGTGFIAELEHRLVERGRADPADSYTARLLAEGTKRLAQKVGEEGVETALAAVAGDDAEVVSEAADLVYHLTILLQSRGLRWQSVVDELRTRHAASKATASS, from the coding sequence ATGATTGAACCGAAGGACCTTGCCTGGGACCGGATGGACGGGATGCTTCCGGCTGTTGTGCAGCATGCCGACAGCGGCGAGGTGCGAATGGTCGGCTACATGAACCGCGCGGCGTTGCAGGCGACGATCGACGAGGGTTTCGTCACCTTCTTCAGCCGGTCGCGCCAGTCCTTGTGGCGCAAGGGGGAAAGCAGCGGCAACACGCTTGCCGTCGTCGATATCAGCACCGACTGCGATGGCGATGCGCTGCTCGTGACCGCGCGTCCGGCTGGCCCGACCTGCCACACGGGGACGTCGTCCTGCTTTGGCGAAGATCTTGCGCCGGGCACGGGCTTTATCGCCGAACTCGAGCATCGCCTGGTCGAGAGAGGGCGCGCGGATCCGGCCGACAGCTACACCGCCCGACTGTTGGCGGAAGGGACGAAACGCCTCGCCCAGAAGGTCGGCGAGGAAGGCGTGGAAACTGCTCTCGCGGCCGTGGCCGGCGACGATGCCGAAGTCGTCAGCGAGGCCGCCGACCTCGTCTATCATTTGACCATCCTGCTGCAGTCGCGCGGACTTCGCTGGCAGTCGGTGGTCGACGAACTGCGAACGCGTCACGCCGCAAGCAAGGCGACCGCTTCGTCGTAA
- the hisF gene encoding imidazole glycerol phosphate synthase subunit HisF: MPAARIIPCLDVADGRVVKGVRFRDHRDVGDIIEHALRYRDEGADELVFYDITASADGRSVDLAWIERVAAVIDIPFAVAGGIASVETARDVLSAGADKVSVNSPALERPRLLAELASAFGRQCVVLGIDSLIDDDGTLIVKQYTGRPESSRSSGRQTIAWAVEAASLGAGEIVLNCMDRDGVRAGYDLVQLNALIAAVDVPVIISGGAGEMTHFADAFRSGASGALAASVFHDRRIAIGDLKNYLSYEGVEVRR, encoded by the coding sequence ATGCCCGCGGCTAGGATCATTCCATGTCTCGACGTCGCTGACGGACGCGTCGTGAAGGGCGTCCGCTTTCGCGATCACCGCGACGTCGGCGACATCATTGAACATGCGCTTCGGTATCGCGACGAAGGTGCGGATGAATTGGTGTTCTACGACATTACGGCTAGCGCCGACGGTCGGAGCGTCGACCTTGCGTGGATCGAGCGGGTGGCGGCGGTCATCGACATTCCGTTTGCAGTCGCCGGCGGCATTGCGTCGGTCGAGACGGCGCGGGACGTCCTGTCCGCCGGCGCCGACAAGGTGAGCGTCAATTCTCCTGCGCTGGAGCGGCCGCGGTTGCTCGCGGAACTCGCCAGCGCGTTCGGACGGCAATGCGTCGTGCTGGGCATCGACAGCCTGATCGACGACGACGGGACGCTCATCGTGAAGCAATATACGGGGCGTCCTGAATCTTCGCGTAGCAGCGGTCGTCAGACGATAGCCTGGGCGGTTGAAGCTGCGAGCCTTGGCGCCGGAGAGATAGTGCTGAACTGCATGGACCGCGATGGCGTTCGTGCCGGATATGACTTGGTCCAACTGAACGCTTTGATCGCTGCGGTCGACGTCCCGGTGATCATCTCCGGCGGGGCAGGGGAGATGACTCACTTTGCTGACGCTTTTCGGTCAGGCGCGAGCGGGGCCTTGGCCGCGTCGGTGTTTCATGATCGGCGGATCGCGATCGGCGATCTGAAGAATTACCTCAGTTATGAGGGTGTAGAGGTGCGGCGATGA